In a genomic window of uncultured Flavobacterium sp.:
- the pheS gene encoding phenylalanine--tRNA ligase subunit alpha: protein MIDKIKQHIEEAKAFNDKNKESLEQFRIKYLGSKGLLKELFTEFKNIPNDQKKDFGQVINTLKTVAEEKVRLIQEELESKEEIKGVFGDLTRSAEPVIIGSRHPISIVKNQIIDIFANIGFNVSEGPEIEDDWHNFTALNLPEYHPARDMQDTFFIQTNPDVLLRTHTSSVQVRYMENHKPPIRTISPGRVFRNEAISSRSHCIFHQVEGLYIDKDVSFADLKQTLLYFTKEMFGKSKIRLRPSYFPFTEPSAEIDIYWGLKTETDYRITKGTGWLEIGGCGMVDPNVLKNCDINPDEYNGFAFGMGVERIAMLLYQIGDIRMFYENDVRFLEQFKANI, encoded by the coding sequence ATGATAGATAAGATAAAACAACATATAGAGGAAGCTAAAGCCTTTAATGATAAAAACAAAGAATCCTTAGAACAATTCCGTATTAAATATTTAGGTAGCAAGGGTTTGTTGAAAGAACTTTTTACAGAGTTCAAAAACATTCCGAACGACCAGAAAAAAGATTTTGGACAAGTAATTAATACTTTAAAAACAGTTGCCGAAGAAAAAGTTAGACTTATTCAGGAAGAACTGGAAAGTAAAGAAGAGATTAAAGGAGTTTTTGGTGATTTAACTCGTTCTGCAGAACCGGTAATTATTGGTTCTCGTCATCCGATTTCGATCGTTAAAAATCAAATTATAGATATTTTTGCCAACATTGGTTTCAACGTTTCCGAAGGTCCGGAAATCGAAGACGATTGGCATAATTTTACTGCATTGAACTTACCGGAATATCATCCGGCGCGTGATATGCAGGATACATTTTTCATTCAGACAAATCCTGATGTGTTGTTGCGTACACATACATCATCAGTTCAGGTGCGTTACATGGAAAATCACAAACCGCCAATTCGTACTATTTCTCCGGGACGTGTATTTCGTAACGAAGCAATTTCGTCACGTTCGCACTGTATTTTCCATCAAGTGGAAGGATTGTACATTGACAAAGACGTTTCGTTTGCAGATTTGAAACAAACATTACTTTATTTTACAAAAGAAATGTTCGGAAAATCTAAGATTCGTTTGCGTCCATCATACTTTCCGTTTACAGAACCAAGTGCCGAAATTGATATTTATTGGGGTTTAAAAACCGAAACTGATTACCGTATCACAAAAGGAACTGGTTGGTTAGAAATTGGTGGTTGCGGAATGGTTGATCCAAACGTTCTTAAAAACTGCGACATCAATCCTGACGAATACAACGGTTTTGCCTTTGGAATGGGAGTAGAGCGTATCGCGATGTTGTTGTACCAAATTGGTGATATTCGTATGTTTTACGAAAATGACGTTCGTTTCTTAGAGCAATTTAAAGCAAATATTTAA
- a CDS encoding CvpA family protein: MSFLDMLFGALLAFSLYKGIKNGLFVEVASFISLLLGIYIAIKFSSLMKEMIMKHVSWNPNTIQVTAFILTFILVVIGVYFLAKILTGIADFAFLGWANKLGGGFFRILKTILILSIFIALFEKINFNETFAKKETLDKSIFYNPVKKVAAFVYPSIEKWYEEFKESRAKDSEEKSKETPEKETTKDE; this comes from the coding sequence ATGAGTTTTTTAGACATGCTTTTTGGAGCACTTTTAGCTTTTAGTTTATATAAAGGAATTAAAAACGGGCTTTTTGTAGAAGTTGCTTCCTTTATTTCGTTATTGTTGGGAATTTATATTGCGATTAAATTTTCGTCTTTAATGAAAGAAATGATCATGAAGCACGTTTCCTGGAATCCAAACACGATTCAGGTTACCGCTTTTATTCTGACTTTTATTTTGGTGGTAATTGGTGTTTATTTTCTAGCCAAAATCCTTACCGGAATTGCCGATTTTGCTTTTCTGGGTTGGGCAAATAAACTTGGTGGAGGTTTTTTCAGAATCCTAAAAACGATCTTAATTCTGAGTATTTTTATTGCATTGTTCGAAAAAATCAACTTCAATGAAACTTTCGCTAAAAAAGAAACTTTAGATAAATCTATTTTTTATAATCCTGTAAAAAAAGTAGCTGCTTTCGTTTATCCTTCTATCGAAAAATGGTACGAAGAATTTAAAGAAAGTCGCGCTAAAGATTCCGAAGAGAAATCTAAAGAAACTCCCGAAAAAGAAACTACAAAGGACGAATAA
- a CDS encoding helix-turn-helix domain-containing protein yields the protein MLYLTGIIITFFLVLILASKKNKTEADKILALWLFFTGFHLFLFYLHFKNDYSDFPFLLGLELPMPLVQGPFLFLYTSTLTNQNRHKKYNLLHFIPFIIAILVLLPFYTLPFDEKINIFNNQGKGYEVLITILYAAVLFSGIIYALLSLQKLSKHRKNINNQFSFTEEINLAWLRYLIIGSSIIWLVVIFFDDQYIFSVVVFYLIFIGYFGIKQVGIFTNKSISENNNIETLPLETTSIKDSSEKIKYEKSGLTPTELQAIHQKLTQIMQDEKLYKNADLTLTELAQKINVHPNTLSQVINSAEQKNFYDYINFQRVEEFKKIIRLPENQKFTFLSVAFECGFNSKTAFNRNFKKATGLSPSEYLK from the coding sequence ATGTTGTATTTAACAGGCATTATAATTACCTTTTTTCTGGTTCTTATATTGGCAAGCAAAAAAAACAAAACCGAGGCCGATAAAATTCTGGCACTTTGGCTATTTTTTACCGGATTTCATTTGTTTTTATTCTACCTTCATTTTAAGAATGACTACAGTGATTTTCCTTTTTTATTGGGTTTAGAACTTCCTATGCCATTGGTTCAGGGACCATTTTTGTTTTTATACACTTCTACTTTAACCAATCAGAATCGGCATAAAAAGTATAATCTCTTGCATTTTATTCCCTTTATAATTGCGATTTTAGTATTGCTTCCGTTTTATACTTTGCCTTTCGACGAAAAAATAAATATTTTCAATAATCAGGGAAAAGGTTACGAAGTTTTAATTACCATTTTGTACGCTGCGGTTTTATTTTCGGGAATAATTTATGCTTTGCTTTCGCTTCAAAAACTTTCAAAACATCGCAAAAACATCAACAATCAGTTTTCTTTTACCGAAGAAATTAATCTTGCGTGGCTCAGATACTTAATCATTGGATCGAGCATTATCTGGTTGGTTGTGATCTTTTTTGATGATCAGTATATCTTTTCTGTTGTTGTTTTTTATTTAATTTTCATTGGTTATTTCGGAATCAAACAAGTTGGAATTTTCACCAACAAATCTATTTCTGAAAACAACAATATTGAAACTTTACCTTTAGAAACAACTTCGATTAAAGATTCATCAGAAAAAATAAAATACGAAAAATCAGGATTAACTCCGACTGAACTTCAAGCGATTCATCAAAAGTTAACTCAAATTATGCAAGATGAAAAACTCTATAAAAATGCTGATTTAACACTAACCGAATTGGCGCAAAAGATAAACGTTCATCCTAATACGCTTTCGCAAGTAATTAATTCTGCTGAGCAAAAAAACTTTTACGATTATATCAATTTTCAACGCGTCGAAGAGTTTAAAAAAATTATTCGGCTTCCTGAAAATCAAAAATTCACTTTTCTTTCTGTTGCTTTTGAATGTGGTTTTAATTCGAAAACCGCTTTTAACCGAAACTTTAAAAAAGCAACAGGACTTTCTCCTTCAGAATATTTAAAATAA
- a CDS encoding alpha/beta hydrolase, producing MKNKLFQSVTVAFSIFLFFGCETENDINKLGNLVPKTVDQDATLPSIFVNGTQLHAQTFGNPNDPMLVFLHGGPGSDYRNGLNVQQLANEGYFVVFYDQRGSGLSKRHDKNTYSIQLVLDDLTEVIKHYRTSATQKIFLFGHSWGAMLATAYINKYPTLINGVILAEPGGLNKKLLDDYGEMSRKIELFSEATSNLLYVDQFLTGKENQHEILDYKFGISTSFSYAKGNKEGIPGPSPFWRIGTTVLESFTDIAENDGFDFTTNLSQYKINVLFLYGELNQSYGLSFAQKEAAFFPNSAIAEIKGTGHEMIYFKWENVHPPVLNYLNSLK from the coding sequence ATGAAAAATAAACTATTCCAATCCGTTACAGTTGCCTTTTCTATTTTTCTTTTTTTTGGATGTGAAACAGAAAATGATATCAACAAACTTGGAAATTTAGTTCCAAAAACCGTCGATCAAGATGCAACATTACCTTCTATTTTTGTAAATGGAACACAATTACATGCGCAAACTTTTGGCAATCCAAATGATCCAATGTTGGTTTTTCTGCACGGTGGTCCGGGTTCAGATTACAGAAACGGACTCAATGTTCAACAACTTGCCAACGAAGGTTATTTTGTAGTTTTCTACGATCAAAGAGGTTCCGGATTGTCTAAAAGACACGACAAAAACACGTATTCGATTCAATTAGTTCTCGACGATCTTACCGAAGTAATTAAACATTATCGAACATCGGCTACACAAAAAATCTTTCTTTTCGGGCATTCCTGGGGCGCAATGTTGGCAACGGCTTACATTAATAAATATCCAACTTTAATAAACGGTGTTATTCTGGCAGAACCGGGCGGTCTCAACAAAAAATTATTAGACGATTATGGCGAAATGAGTCGGAAAATCGAATTGTTTTCTGAAGCAACAAGCAACTTATTATACGTAGATCAATTTTTGACAGGCAAAGAAAATCAGCATGAAATTCTGGATTATAAATTCGGTATTTCTACGAGTTTCTCTTATGCAAAAGGCAACAAAGAAGGAATTCCCGGACCATCGCCGTTTTGGAGAATTGGAACAACGGTTCTGGAAAGTTTTACCGATATCGCAGAAAATGACGGTTTTGATTTTACAACAAACTTAAGCCAATATAAAATCAACGTTTTGTTTCTATACGGAGAATTAAATCAGTCTTATGGTTTGTCTTTTGCACAAAAAGAAGCGGCTTTTTTTCCAAATTCGGCTATAGCCGAAATAAAAGGAACGGGACACGAAATGATTTATTTTAAATGGGAAAATGTCCATCCGCCAGTTTTGAATTATTTAAACTCTTTAAAATAA
- a CDS encoding glycoside hydrolase family 95 protein codes for MNQNLKKAFFILLFTSFCLNMTAQSSHVLWYNKPADFFEESLVLGNGKMGATVFGGVNTDKIYLNDITLWSGEPVNANMNPEAYKNIPAIRQALKNEDYKLADELNKKIEGKNSEKYAPLGTLEINNHTKGNVSNYYRELDISNAISKVSYEIDGVKYTREYFVSAPDQIMVFKLTCSKKGGLNFDINSSSLLKVKVETDNNVLAMNGSAPILEQPNYLGSQAYLSVKNWKDLEENGAGTRFTTLIKIKNTDGQVINTKNGLIVKDATEAIIFVSIATSFNGFDKQPALSGLNNKEIAAKNLDKAFSKTFDKLKESHTKDYQKFYNRVSLDLGKTTAPDLPTDERLLRYSDGKEDKNLEILYFNYGRYLLISSSRTLGVPANLQGIWNPYLNPPWSSNYTMNINLEENYWLAENTNLSEMHVPLLSFIKNLSVTGKITAKTFYGVNEGWASAHNSDIWAMTNPVGQFGKEDPSWACWPLSGAWLSTHIWEHYVFTQDKKYLKNEGYPIMKGASQFFLGWMITDKNGNLITSPSTSPENKYIAPDGFIGATMYGGTADLAMIRECFEKTIKASEVLNIDSDFRAKLEKALSKFHPYQIGKKGNLQEWYFDWNDEEPQHRHQSHLFGLFPGDHITPLKTPDLAEAAKQTLEIKGDETTGWSKGWRINLWARLWDGNRAYKMYRELLRYVDPDGKKTEKPRRGGGTYPNLFDAHPPFQIDGNFGGAAAVAEMLVQSDENEIRLLPALPDAWETGSIKGICARGGFEIAMNWENKKLQKTTISSKIGGKTTLIFGDKKQTITLKKGESQEINW; via the coding sequence ATGAATCAAAACCTCAAAAAAGCATTTTTCATTTTACTATTTACCTCTTTCTGCCTAAATATGACCGCTCAATCCAGTCATGTTTTATGGTATAATAAACCGGCAGATTTTTTTGAAGAAAGTTTAGTTTTAGGAAACGGAAAAATGGGAGCAACTGTTTTTGGCGGAGTCAACACAGATAAAATTTATCTGAATGACATTACGCTTTGGTCGGGAGAACCTGTAAACGCAAACATGAATCCCGAAGCGTACAAAAATATTCCTGCAATTCGCCAAGCACTTAAAAACGAAGATTACAAACTTGCCGACGAATTAAATAAAAAAATTGAAGGGAAAAATTCGGAAAAATATGCACCATTAGGAACACTTGAAATCAATAATCACACAAAAGGAAATGTTTCAAATTATTACAGAGAACTGGATATTTCGAATGCAATTTCAAAAGTAAGTTATGAGATTGATGGTGTAAAATATACTCGGGAATATTTTGTTTCGGCGCCAGACCAAATCATGGTTTTTAAATTGACTTGCAGTAAAAAAGGAGGTTTAAATTTTGATATTAATTCAAGCAGTTTGTTAAAAGTAAAAGTTGAAACAGACAATAATGTGCTTGCGATGAATGGTTCTGCTCCAATTCTTGAACAACCTAATTATCTTGGTTCACAAGCATATCTTTCAGTTAAAAATTGGAAAGATTTAGAAGAAAACGGCGCAGGAACTCGATTTACAACTTTGATAAAAATCAAAAATACAGATGGACAAGTAATAAATACAAAAAACGGCTTAATTGTAAAAGACGCAACCGAAGCTATAATTTTTGTTTCGATAGCAACAAGTTTCAATGGTTTTGATAAGCAACCTGCACTTTCGGGATTAAATAATAAAGAAATTGCAGCAAAGAATTTAGATAAAGCATTTTCGAAGACATTCGATAAATTAAAAGAAAGTCATACAAAAGATTATCAAAAATTCTACAATCGTGTTTCATTAGATTTAGGAAAAACAACGGCGCCAGATTTACCAACAGATGAACGTTTATTAAGATATTCGGACGGAAAAGAAGATAAAAACTTAGAAATTCTCTATTTCAACTACGGACGTTATTTGCTAATAAGCAGTTCGAGAACTTTGGGCGTTCCGGCAAACTTACAAGGAATTTGGAATCCGTATTTAAACCCACCATGGAGCAGTAATTATACGATGAACATCAATCTGGAAGAAAATTATTGGCTTGCCGAAAATACCAATCTTTCAGAAATGCACGTACCACTTTTGAGTTTTATCAAAAACCTTTCGGTAACCGGAAAAATCACCGCAAAGACTTTTTATGGTGTAAATGAAGGTTGGGCTTCGGCACATAATTCTGATATTTGGGCAATGACAAATCCAGTTGGGCAATTTGGAAAAGAAGATCCAAGTTGGGCTTGCTGGCCATTATCAGGCGCTTGGTTAAGTACACATATTTGGGAACATTACGTTTTTACGCAAGACAAAAAATATCTAAAGAACGAAGGATATCCAATTATGAAAGGCGCTTCACAATTCTTTTTAGGATGGATGATTACGGATAAAAACGGAAATTTAATTACGTCGCCTTCCACTTCGCCGGAGAATAAATATATCGCGCCAGACGGTTTTATTGGAGCAACAATGTATGGTGGAACCGCAGATTTGGCAATGATCAGAGAATGTTTTGAAAAGACAATCAAAGCGTCAGAAGTTTTAAATATTGATTCCGATTTCAGAGCAAAATTAGAAAAAGCACTTTCTAAATTTCATCCGTATCAAATTGGTAAAAAAGGAAATTTGCAAGAATGGTATTTTGATTGGAATGACGAAGAACCGCAACATCGTCATCAATCACATTTATTTGGACTTTTTCCCGGCGATCATATTACGCCATTAAAAACGCCGGATTTAGCCGAAGCTGCAAAACAAACTTTAGAAATAAAAGGCGATGAAACAACTGGTTGGTCAAAAGGCTGGAGAATTAATCTTTGGGCAAGACTTTGGGATGGAAATCGTGCTTATAAAATGTACAGAGAATTACTTAGATATGTAGATCCTGACGGAAAGAAAACCGAGAAACCAAGAAGAGGCGGAGGAACTTATCCGAATTTATTCGACGCACATCCTCCATTTCAAATTGATGGAAACTTTGGTGGAGCCGCAGCCGTTGCTGAAATGTTAGTACAATCTGATGAAAATGAAATCCGACTTTTACCAGCTTTACCAGACGCTTGGGAAACCGGATCGATAAAAGGAATCTGTGCTCGAGGCGGATTTGAAATCGCCATGAATTGGGAAAATAAAAAGTTGCAGAAAACGACAATTTCTTCTAAAATTGGAGGAAAAACAACTTTGATTTTCGGAGATAAAAAACAAACTATCACTTTAAAAAAAGGAGAAAGTCAAGAAATAAACTGGTAA
- a CDS encoding family 43 glycosylhydrolase — MKKILFLLAGIISLTLNAQQQKAKVGTDSYQNPIFAGDYPDPSIIRDGEDYYIVHSSFNYYPGLLIWTSKDLVNWKPVTHALKKSVGSVWAPDLVKFNNRFYIYFPANETNYVVSADNINGPWSDPVDLKIGNIDPGHFTDEKGNRYLYFSNGDYVPLSKDGLSVSGASKHVYDGWKIPSEWSIECFCMEGPKVLKRGNYYYLTVAEGGTAGPATSHMVISARSKSPLGPWENSPYNPILRTNDSSEKWWSKGHATLIDDVNGKWWMVFHGYENGYYNMGRQTLLQPVEWTNDGWFKSPENIKTDEPIKKPTGKETKSNFTLSDTFSGSELQPQWQFFDHYDDQRFKLTPNGIQIKAKGNSIGNSSPLLCTPSDHSYTAQVEVEIEGNATAGLILFYDNKLYTGIAADKENVLAILRSWQFPTQKGINKTHLLLRLEKKEQLVNMFYSLDGKDWIKIENSAEVSSFNHNVLSGFMSLRLGLSSVGEGQVTFKNFVYKPTN, encoded by the coding sequence ATGAAAAAGATACTTTTCTTATTGGCAGGAATAATTTCGCTTACGCTAAATGCGCAACAACAAAAAGCAAAAGTTGGTACTGACTCGTATCAAAATCCAATATTTGCTGGCGATTATCCTGATCCGTCAATTATTAGAGACGGCGAAGATTATTATATTGTACATTCTTCCTTTAATTATTATCCCGGATTATTGATCTGGACTTCAAAAGATTTGGTAAACTGGAAACCCGTAACACATGCACTTAAAAAAAGTGTTGGTTCAGTTTGGGCCCCGGATTTAGTAAAATTCAACAATAGATTTTATATCTATTTTCCGGCAAATGAAACCAATTATGTAGTATCGGCAGACAATATCAACGGACCTTGGAGTGATCCCGTAGATTTAAAAATTGGGAATATCGATCCGGGACATTTCACAGACGAAAAAGGCAATCGATATTTATACTTTAGCAATGGCGATTATGTTCCATTGTCAAAAGACGGACTTTCAGTTTCCGGCGCAAGCAAACATGTTTATGACGGCTGGAAAATTCCATCAGAATGGTCGATTGAATGTTTTTGTATGGAAGGTCCAAAAGTCCTAAAACGTGGAAATTATTATTATTTAACCGTTGCCGAAGGTGGAACCGCTGGTCCCGCAACAAGTCATATGGTTATTTCGGCAAGATCAAAATCGCCATTAGGACCTTGGGAAAATTCGCCATACAATCCAATTTTAAGAACCAATGACAGTTCAGAAAAATGGTGGTCAAAAGGACACGCAACATTAATCGACGATGTAAACGGAAAATGGTGGATGGTTTTTCACGGTTACGAAAACGGCTATTACAACATGGGACGCCAAACGCTTTTGCAACCTGTAGAATGGACAAACGACGGTTGGTTTAAAAGTCCTGAAAATATAAAAACCGACGAACCAATAAAAAAACCGACAGGAAAAGAGACTAAAAGTAATTTTACACTTTCAGATACTTTTTCAGGATCAGAATTGCAACCACAATGGCAGTTTTTTGACCATTATGACGATCAAAGATTTAAGTTAACTCCAAATGGGATTCAAATAAAAGCAAAAGGAAATTCCATTGGCAATAGTTCTCCGCTTTTATGTACGCCTTCAGATCATTCTTATACGGCTCAAGTTGAGGTCGAAATAGAAGGAAATGCCACAGCAGGACTTATTCTTTTTTATGACAATAAATTGTACACAGGAATTGCCGCTGATAAAGAAAATGTTTTAGCCATATTGCGATCATGGCAGTTTCCTACTCAAAAAGGCATAAACAAAACCCATTTATTGTTGCGTCTCGAAAAGAAAGAACAACTCGTAAATATGTTTTACAGCCTTGACGGAAAAGACTGGATCAAGATCGAAAATTCAGCCGAAGTTTCATCGTTTAATCACAATGTATTAAGCGGTTTTATGAGCCTTCGATTAGGACTTTCTTCCGTTGGAGAAGGTCAGGTTACGTTCAAAAATTTCGTTTATAAACCGACGAATTAA
- a CDS encoding sialate O-acetylesterase produces the protein MKKIIFLFLLFGSIANANVKMPLLFSDGMVLQRNKEIPVWGWADANEKVEVHFNKQIKTVQADKNGKWMLKLSAEKAGGPFELIIIGKNKIIIKDVLVGEVWICSGQSNMEFQMYKNLNSEKEIADADYPMIRHFGVAQDLSGLPKEDLKAGKWLVANKENVRDFTAVGFFFAKKLYGELKIPIGIINTSWGGTCVETWTSREAFQKSDDFKTMIADVPTLNMDSISKLYALRMRERVEKIQGTEVTTANETTFKETEFNDKSWGELNTPSLWENQPLGDLDGVVWMRKTITLSAEDIKNKATLSLAKIDDEDITYINGIEVGKNTQWDAKRVYEIPANVLKEGTNVIAVRIVDNSGGGGIYGDSADLKLTLGSKIIPLDGKWKYKVIVVKTSLSPNSYPSLLYNAMVNPLIPYAIEGVLWYQGEANVWRAKEYKKAFPLMITDWRTKWEQGNFPFYFVQLSTFNEFNGNSKTGSRWAELREAQLETLKLPNTGMAVTTDIGNAKDIHPTNKKDVGLRLAAIALNNVYGKKQVYSGPTFKSQEIKGNQIILTFENIGSGLSSSDNTENVKGFEIAGADKVFHSAKAIIKDNKIIVSSSEVKNPIAVHYGWADDDTEINLYNKEKFPASPFRTDNWEMITANEIYKVSK, from the coding sequence ATGAAAAAAATAATCTTTCTTTTTTTACTATTCGGTAGCATTGCAAACGCAAATGTCAAAATGCCTTTGTTGTTTTCTGACGGAATGGTTTTACAGCGCAACAAAGAAATTCCGGTTTGGGGTTGGGCTGATGCCAATGAAAAAGTAGAAGTTCATTTTAACAAACAAATCAAAACGGTTCAAGCCGATAAAAATGGAAAATGGATGCTTAAACTTTCTGCCGAAAAAGCGGGTGGACCATTTGAACTGATTATTATCGGAAAAAATAAAATTATCATAAAAGATGTTTTGGTTGGTGAAGTCTGGATTTGCAGCGGACAATCAAACATGGAATTTCAGATGTATAAAAACTTGAATTCCGAAAAAGAAATAGCTGATGCCGATTATCCAATGATTCGTCATTTTGGCGTTGCACAAGATTTAAGCGGATTACCAAAAGAAGATTTAAAAGCAGGAAAATGGTTAGTTGCCAACAAAGAAAACGTTCGTGATTTTACAGCGGTAGGTTTCTTTTTTGCCAAGAAATTATATGGCGAATTAAAAATTCCAATTGGTATAATCAACACATCTTGGGGCGGAACCTGTGTCGAAACCTGGACAAGTCGTGAAGCATTTCAAAAAAGTGATGATTTCAAAACAATGATTGCCGATGTTCCAACTTTGAATATGGATTCTATTTCGAAATTATACGCTTTAAGAATGCGTGAAAGAGTTGAAAAAATTCAGGGAACAGAAGTAACTACGGCAAATGAAACTACTTTTAAAGAAACTGAGTTTAATGATAAAAGTTGGGGAGAATTAAATACGCCAAGTTTATGGGAAAATCAGCCTTTAGGAGATTTAGACGGAGTAGTTTGGATGCGAAAAACGATAACACTTTCAGCAGAAGACATTAAAAACAAAGCAACTTTAAGTCTTGCCAAAATCGATGATGAAGACATTACTTATATCAACGGAATCGAAGTTGGTAAAAATACCCAATGGGATGCAAAACGTGTTTATGAAATTCCCGCAAATGTATTAAAAGAAGGAACAAATGTTATTGCCGTAAGAATTGTAGACAATAGCGGCGGCGGCGGAATCTATGGCGATTCAGCAGATTTAAAATTAACTTTAGGAAGCAAAATTATTCCGCTTGACGGAAAATGGAAATACAAAGTTATCGTTGTAAAAACGTCATTATCGCCAAATAGCTATCCGTCATTATTATACAATGCAATGGTAAATCCGTTGATTCCGTATGCGATCGAAGGCGTTTTATGGTATCAGGGAGAAGCCAATGTTTGGAGAGCAAAAGAGTATAAAAAAGCATTTCCGTTGATGATTACAGATTGGCGAACAAAATGGGAACAAGGTAATTTTCCATTCTATTTTGTACAATTATCGACTTTCAATGAGTTCAATGGAAATAGTAAAACAGGAAGTCGTTGGGCAGAACTTCGCGAAGCACAACTTGAAACATTAAAATTACCAAACACCGGAATGGCGGTTACTACAGATATCGGAAATGCAAAAGACATACATCCAACCAATAAAAAAGATGTTGGCTTGCGTTTGGCGGCAATCGCGCTGAATAATGTTTACGGCAAAAAACAAGTTTATAGCGGACCAACTTTTAAATCTCAGGAAATAAAAGGAAACCAAATCATTCTTACTTTCGAAAATATTGGTTCAGGATTATCAAGTTCAGATAATACAGAAAACGTAAAAGGATTCGAAATTGCTGGCGCTGACAAAGTTTTTCATTCTGCGAAAGCGATAATAAAAGACAACAAAATAATCGTTTCAAGTAGCGAAGTAAAAAATCCAATTGCCGTTCATTACGGTTGGGCAGACGACGATACCGAAATCAATCTTTACAACAAAGAAAAATTTCCTGCGTCGCCTTTCAGAACAGATAATTGGGAAATGATTACGGCAAATGAAATTTACAAAGTCAGTAAATAA